From the genome of Desertibacillus haloalkaliphilus:
TTAGTTACAACGACAATTATTGAAACAGGGGTAGATATTCCTAATGTAAATACATTAATTATCTATAATGCAGATAAAATGGGGCTTTCACAGCTTTACCAAATTAGGGGACGTGTGGGACGCTCGAATCGAGTCGCTTATGCCTACTTTACGTATCAGCGCGACAAAGTGTTAACAGAAGTCGCTGAAAAACGTCTTCAGGCGATCAAAGAGTTTACCGAGCTCGGTTCTGGGTTTAAAATAGCGATGCGTGATTTATCGATTCGTGGTGCCGGAAACTTACTCGGAGCTCAACAACATGGCTATATCGAATCTGTTGGTTTTGATCTTTACTCGCAAATGTTAAAAGAGGCGATTGAAGAACGTAAAGGTGACAAGCCAACGACACCGTCCTTCAATGTCGAAGTTGATATAGATGTTGATGCCTATATCCCAGAAACGTATATTGGTGATGCCAAACAAAAGATTGAGATGTATAAACGCTTCAAGGCATTAGGTGATCAAACAGATATTACGGAGTTACAAGATGAGTTAATTGACCGTTTTGGACAATACCCAGATGAAGTTGCTTATTTATTTAGCATTTCCAAGATAAAGATGTATGCAAAGCAAGAACAAGTCGAGTCGATTTCTGAAAGTAAGGATCAATGTTCACTCCTTCTTACGGAAGATGCGAGCAGTGAGGTCGATGGTGCAAAGTTATTTGAACTCATCAACCAGTTCGGAAGAGATGTTGGTTTAGGGACGTCTGGAGATAAAATCATCATTAATGTTAAAACGAAGAAAATGACCGCCAAGCAAACATTGGAGTTGCTCGAGACGTTGTTATCGCAATTACACACAGCCAAAAAGAGTAAGGATGATACCGCCAAAACAGTATAGAATTACCACCTGGGTAGGCCTGTGATCGCCGAACAAATTCATGAATTGGTGAATAGTTCTTTTTTAAAGACGGATAATATAGACAAGACAACAGATGATTCACACCAAGAACACACTTAATCATCATTGTAGCTTAGCTAAAACATCTTAGGAAAGTGAGGCATCATAAGAATGAAAGCAACAGGTATTGTTCGTCGAATCGATGACTTAGGTCGAGTTGTTATACCAAAAGAAATTCGAAGGACATTACGTATCCGCGAAGGAGATCCGTTAGAGATTTTCGTGGATCGTGATGGCGAAGTTATCTTAAAGAAATATTCACCGATTTCGGAACTAGGTGATTTTGCAAAAGAGTATGCGGAAGCACTTTATGATAGTCTTAATGTTACTGTTTTGATTGCTGACCGTGATACATATATTGCCGTATCCGGTGGTTCGAAGAAGGAATATGCGAATAAAAGTATTGGTGAAATTATTGAAACAGCTATGGATGAGCGCCAATCAAAAGTGGAAACCACATCAGGTGAATACAACATTGTTGGCGATAGTAAGGAAGAAATGAGTGGTTACGTCGTTGCGCCAATTATTGCCAATGGTGATCCGATCGGTGCTGTCGTGATGCTTTCTAAAGATGAGTCGATTGGTGGAGACATTGAACAAAAGCTTGCGGAAACCGCAGCAGGATTTCTAGCAAGACAAATGGAACAATAAGTAATCATATATCCGAGGAGGTGGAGTGTTCCACCTTCTCTTTTTTTGGTGTGGAGCAATGCTTGGTGACCTTAGCCATTAGGGGGACATTAGCCAGAAATAATAGCTGAAGATAATGGTGATCGTCGTCAGTTTTAAAAAAATAAAAATGTTCAGGCTTGGTGTTGATAAAGAGTTGTTGCCGAGAAATTTGTTGAAGTTCGCACGAGGCGGACGCACTTTTTCAATCGAATGATGAGAACCTATGATATAATATCACCTGATTTTGTCTTGTTAGGTCGAGGTGGGAGGAGTAGCAAAGATGGTGCTAGAAGAACAGAGAGCAAAGCATGTCTGGAGAGGAGCGATATTTCTAGCTGTTGCTGCATTATTAACGAAGGTGATGAGTGCAGCATATCGAATTCCGTATCAAAATATCGCAGGAGACCTCGGCTTTTATGCATATCAGCAGATTTATCCATTTTACGGGATGGCGTTGACGTTATCGATTTATGGATTCCCTGTTGTCATATCAAAACTTGTCTCAGAGCGCCACGCTTATGGGGATAAATTAGGGGCTAACCAAATTGCTCGAACAGCCTTTTATAGCTTAAGTGTATTTTCTTTTGTTATTTTCATCAGTTTATATATGGGAGCGGGCTGGCTCGCACAAATCATGGCTGATCCGAACTTAACAACAGCTTTAAAGGTCATTTCGTTGTCATTTTTACTAATCCCTGTATTATCCGTTTTGCGTGGGTATCATCAGGGGATTGAAAATATGATTCCAACAGCTGTGTCACAAGTAAGTGAGCAAGGTGTTAGGGTATTTGTTATATTAGTATTATCTTACTTGTTTGTTATAAATGGACATGGCCCTTATGCGGCCGCCATTGGTGCTGCGATTGGTTCAGTGGTTGGGGGACTCGTAGCCATTGTTGTACTAGTTACGTTTAGTCGGAAAAAGTTACTGTTTAACCAGCGCACAAAAAGCGCTCATGTTAACGAAGCAATGATTATTAAACAGTTGTTTTTTCAAGGATTTCTCATTTGTATTAGTGTACTCGTATTTATCTTTTTTCAATTTATTGACGCGATGACGATGATCCGTTTCTTGAAAGCATCAGGTATCGATGCTGAGAGTGCGAAAACAGCAAAAGGTGTTTTTGATCGTGGTCAGCCGTTACTTCAACTTGGGACGATCGTAGCGACGGCCTTTTCATTAGCGCTTGTGCCGATGATTACAAAGGCAAGAGCGAATGGTAAACACCATCTGGCAAGAAAACAAGGGGAGTTGGCGCTTCGGTTGACCGTCATTGTGGCGGCCAGTGCAACAGCAGGTTTAATTGTTATTATCGAACCGACGAATGTTATGCTTTATATGAATAATGATGGGTCTGCTGTTTTGTCTATCCTAGCTGTAACGATTCTCTTTAGTTCAGTCGTTATAACAACATCAGCGATTTTACAAGGGCTTGATTATGTCAAGTTGCCAGCAATTCATATTATCATCGGTGTGTTTGTGAAATTGCTGTTAAACGTTATTATGGTCCCTACTTATGGGACGGCCGGAGCAGCTGTGGCTACTGTGGTTGCCTTTATTGTAGTTGCCGGTTTAAATATTTGGGCGATTGTAAGAATTGATGGAATAGAGAAACCAAAGAGTAAGCGTATCTTCGCGATTCTATTGTCATTAGTTGCGATGGTTGTTGCCACTTTGCTTTGGAAGAGTGGACTTCAATGGTTATTCGTAACGTACCTTGGACAGCGGTGGTTTGAAACTGTTATTGCACTGACTACTGTTTTCATCGCAACTGTTGTTTTGCTGTTATTCTTATTGCGATTCGAAGCCTTTTCAAAACAGGAATTAGCAACCATTCCAAAGCTCAAAAAATTGACACGTTTTTTTACAAAAGATGAAAGGAAAGATGACAGATGAAGAAGAAAATAAATGTCATTGGTTTAGGTGCTGGTGACCTTAACCAAATGCCAATTGGTTTGTATAAGCAAATCAAGGAAGCATCGTCATTATACTTACGTACGAAGCACCATCCGGTTATCACTGAACTTGAGCAAGAAGGGCTTCAGTATACCTCATTCGATTCGATCTATGAAGAGCATGATCAATTTACTGATGTGTACCGTGAAATTAGTGAGCAATTATTTTCGCTTGCTGATAACGAAGAAGTTACATATGCTGTTCCAGGACATCCGCTCGTTGCTGAGCAAACGGTCCAATACTTATTACATGAAGGACCGAATCAAGGGATTGAAGTCAACATATTGGGTGGACAAAGCTTTCTTGATCCGATGTATCATGTATTAGGAATTGATCCAATTGAGGGTTGTCAGGTTGTCGATGGAACCGCACTTGAAAAAGATAGCCTTCAAATTAGACAGCATATGATTATTTGTCAGGTTTATGATAGCTTTATTGCCTCTGAAGTGAAGTTAACATTAATGGAGCTCTTGCCTGATGATTATGAGGTAACGATTGCCACTGCAGTCGGAAGTGCCAAGCAGGAGTTAGTAACGGTACCATTATATGAGTTGGATCGAGCGACGGAAGTGAATAATTTGACAGCGGTTTATGTCCCCCCTGTGAGAGATGAGCAGCTTCTGTATCATGACTTTGGTAAATTACGCTCGGTTATTGCCACATTAAGAGGACCTGATGGATGTCCTTGGGACCGCAAGCAAACGCATGAGTCATTAAAAAAGTATTTAATTGAGGAAACATATGAAGTGCTTGAGGCGATTGATGAACAAGATGATGATCATCTTGCTGAAGAACTTGGTGATGTTTTACTACAAGTGATGCTTCATGCGCAAATTGGTGAAGATGAAGGGTTGTTTTCAATAGATGATGTCATTCAATCCATTACTGAAAAAATGATTCGTCGCCACCCACACGTCTTTTCAGTTGCTTCAGCGGACACGGCTGAAGAAGTCGAGAGTAACTGGGAGGCGATTAAGAAGAAAGAAAAGCAAGAGAGTGGGCAAGGCGAAGAGTGGGATTCGATTTTGGATGATGTCAGTAAAAGTGTGCCGGCACTCATTCGTGCCTATCAACTTCAAAAAACAGCAGCAAAAGTCGGATTTGATTGGGATGATGTTGCTCCGATTTGGATGAAGATCCAAGAGGAGATTGCTGAGTTTTTTACAGAAGTTAAGGCTGAAAATAAAGAAATGATGATAAAAGAGTTTGGTGATATTTTATTTGCACTCGTGAATTTAGGAAGGTATTACAGTATTTATCCTGAAGAGGCGTTACAAACAACCAATCAAAAGTTTACGATACGATTTCAAATGATTGAAGAAAAACTCAAAGAACGAAAGCTCACATTTGCAGATGTAACCTTAGCTGAAATGGATGAGATTTGGGAAGAAGCAAAGAAAGAAACGAGGGGTTAAATATGCGATTAGATAAGTTTTTGAAAGTTTCCCGATTGATCAAACGCCGTACATTGGCAAAGGAGATATCGGATCAAGGGCGAATTACTATTAATGGTCAAACGGCTAAAGCAGGGTCAAATGTTAAGGCTGGGGATGAACTAACGATTCGTTTTGGACAAAAGCTAGTCACGATTCAAGTTGAAGAAATTAAAGAGACGACTCGAAAGGCTGATGCCGATTCAATGTATACAGTCGTCAAGGAAGAGCCGATTAAATCAGAACCAGATTTTTTATAAAAAATAAAGTTTATTAACTATTTTGAAAGTGAACAGTCTTTAGGCTTGTTCTATTCTCTACCTCCTTATCATAGATATAAAAAGTAAAAGGAGTCTATATGAGGAGGGGTTAGTGTGGATCATAACTATGAATTTGGTACACCGATGGGTCAAGCCCGCAAAACAAAGGAACATGATATTACATTAAGAGGGCGAAAATCGTTAGATATTACTGGAGTTAGGCAAGTAGAGAGCTTTGATAACGAAGAGTTCTTGTTAGAGACAGAAATGGGTTTTTTGTCTATCCGTGGTCAAAACCTTCATATGAAAAACTTAAATGTCGAGGAGGGATTGGTCTCGATTGAAGGCAAAATCTTTGATCTCGTCTATCTAGACGAAAACCAAGGCGATAAGTCTAAAGGATTCTTTGGGAAGTTGTTCAAGTGAGTTTAACAGTACAACTTAGCACGATGATTGCGATGTCAGCCATGGGAGTTTGGCTTGGGGCTGCGATCGATACGTACGGACGCTTTGCAAAGCAACGGCGTTCGTTTCATTGGCTAGTTGCTGTTAACGATCTTTTATTTTGGTTGATACAGGGGTTACTTGTTTTTTATGTCCTCCTGCAAGTCAATCAAGGTGAAATGAGGTTTTATGTCCTTCTTGCACTTATTTGCGGTTATGCCGGTTATCAAGCGCTTTTCCGCAATTACTATCAAGCCCTCTTAGAACGTTTGATTCGTTTTGCAATCTTGACCTTTCGCTTTATTCGTTCAGTCATTATCGTGCTATTTATCCGTCCGATTAAATGGTTGTTGAAACTGCTATATTCGTTATGTATGATGGTGATAACAGCGACGGTTGCGGTCCTTGTCTTTGTCGGCAAGGTGCTGCTTAAGCCATTGCAGTGGCTTGGAAATGCGTTGTTGAAACTGATACCAACAACTGAAATCATAGCATTTCTCAAAAAGATTACTTATTATCAGCAAGTGAAAGGTTTTATAAAAAGGTTGTTCAATAGGGACGATAGGGGTGATTAATTGTGGGGATCGAGCGTGAGGAAAAAATCAAAGAACTTCATTCCTCTTATAAGGATCAGCAGGAACGCCAAGAAAAAGAAAAACAGCGACGGCGAAAAGGCTTAGTAAGAAGGCTGACAGCAATGGCGGTTGTTGCTGGTTTTATAAGCATATTTGCAGGGATTACAATTTATTCGCAAGCTAGTGTTATAGACGAGAAGAGACAAGAGAAGCTACAGCTAGAGGAACAGTTGCAACTAATGAAAGAGAATGAACAGCAACTGAAGATTGAAATTAAGAACTACAATGATTTAGAGTATATCGCAGAAGTTGCCCGCAAAGATTATTATCTTTCAAAGCCTGGTGAAACAATCTTTAAATTACCAAGTGAGACATCTTCCGACTGATTGACACTCAATTTTAGAATCAGTTATAATAAGATGAAATTTATATATTTGTTTTCTTAAGGAGGAGCAATTTTTACATGTCAATTGAAGTAGGCAGCAAGTTGCAAGGAAAGGTAACAGGTATTACCCATTTTGGAGCGTTTGTTGAGCTGCCAGGTGGTAAAACTGGTCTTGTTCATATTAGTGAAGTAGCTGACAATTATGTGAAAGACATCAATGAGTTTTTAAAAGTCGGCGATGAGGTAGAAGTTAAGGTTGTCAATGTCGAGGACAATGGCAAAATTGGCTTGTCAATTCGTAAGGCAAAAGAACGTCCAAATGGCGCAGATGGGTCTACACGTCCACAGAGATCTTCACGACCACCACGTTCAGGTGGATCACAAGGAAGAGGCTCTCGTGGAGGACAACGTGGAAATAGCCGTCCGTCGCTAAGTTTTGAGGACAAGATGAACCGTTTCTTAAAGGATAGTGAAGAACGTTTATCGGTATTAAAGCGTAATACTGAATCAAAGCGTGGTGGTCGCGGCGCCCGTCGTGGGTAAAGCTTGCTGCTAACTTTCAACAATAGAAAAAAAGACAAGCGCATATTGATGCGCTTGTCTTTTTTATGGTGTTTTTTCATATGGGTAGGGAATTGCTACGAAAAGAGGGTATAATCAATCGCTTTGGTTACTGTCAGACTATTCAAAGTCAATTTTTTGGCCGATTCGTAATTTCACGCAACAATCTTCAATGGTTCTACGTTATTTTTTGCGAATTAGACGGTAAACGCAACAATAGTACAAATTCATGTACTAAACGTCTTAAAGTTTATTCTATATTCTAGAAAGACGTCGAAGACTTTTTTGTTGTAGGCCACCTATTTTGACAAAAATTTGGACAATCATCTGTTTATAATGGTAGCACGATTATAAATACGGGTGGTGTTAGTAATGATTCGAAAAGTAACTAGAGGTGTTATTGAACCGATGCGTACATCGGTATTAATTGATCGGACACAGGCTTTGTTTACAGCAGTAGGTGACAGTGCAAAAAAAGCCGTGAACACTGTCTTTCTTCAATGGGGATTATTGCTATTTATCATAGGATTTTTACTTGGCAGGGCAATGATCCTTTCTGAAATTACTCCATTTGTGCTGCCGTTCATTGCAGTCATCTATGTCCTTCGTAAGGAGAAAACAGGCCTTGCAGCGATCGCTTTGTTTGCGGGGGCATTGACAAGTGTATATGAAAGTGGTTGGTTTGTTTTAACCGCGATTATTGTCTATTTTGTCGTACAGAAAGTAGTAGAAAGGTTTAGTGACAATGCGACGAAGGTATTGCCGTTTACCGTTCTTCTCTCAAGCTTACTTGCTAGGGTTATATTAACATTTGTTATGACTGGGCAAGTGAGTAATTATGCTTTGATGATGGCTGGGGTTGAAGCAGGATTAAGTTTTATTCTAACGATGATCTTTTTGCAAAGTGTTCCATTAGTGACGATGAGTACGGTCAAACAGCCTTTAAAAAGTGAAGAGATTGTTTGTTTAATCATTTTATTAGCCTCAGTGATGACTGGAACAATCGGTTGGGTTATTTATGACTTAACAGTTGAGCATATGCTTGCTCGTTATTTAGTTCTTTTATTTGCTTTCGTTGGTGGCGCAGCCATTGGTTCAACGGTAGGGGTGGTCACTGGGCTGATTTTAAGCTTAGCGAGTGTGGCTAGTCTTTATCAAATGAGTTTACTTGCTTTTGCCGGTCTTTTAGGTGGGCTTTTGAAAGAAGGGAAGAAATTAGGTGTTAGTATTGGTCTCCTTGTTGGAACACTGATGATCGGTCTTTATGGTGAAGGAGGCGGGGAGTTAACGCTAACGGTGATGGAATCTTTGGTTGCTGTTGCAGTCTTTTTATTAACACCAAGATCACTTATTTCACAGCTTAGCCGCTATATCCCAGGTACGACGGAGTATTCGCAAGAGCAACAACAATATTTACGAAAAATACGTGATATTACCGCTGGTCGTGTTGAACAGTTTTCACACTTGTTCCAAACACTATCCAATAGCTTTCAATCATCACAAGCGGTGTCAGATATCGATGATGCAGAGCGAGAGATTGATTATTTCCTGAGCAATGTTACCGAAAAAACATGTCAAACATGCTTTAAAAAGGAACGGTGCTGGGTGACGAACTTTAATACAACCTATGATTATATGACGATGATTATGAATGAAACAGAGAAAAATCGTAAAATTAGTGACCGCTCACTAATAGCGGAATGGTCAAGCTATTGTGTGAAGGATGAAAAGGTTATAAAAGCGATTCAGGATGAGATTAGCCATTTTCAGGCCAATAAAAAGCTAAAACAGCAGGTGCTAGAAAGTAGAAAGTTAGTAGCAGATCAATTGTTAGGAGTTTCTCGGGTCATGGGTGACTTTGCAAAAGAAATCCAGCGCGAAAAGGAAGTGAATCATGCTCAAGAGGAACAAATTTTGGATGCGTTACGTGGGGTCGGTTTAGAAATTGGGCACCTTGATATTTATCGTTTAGAAGAAGGCAATATAGAAATTGAAATGAGTGTCCCGAATGATGACGGTCATGGGCAAGCAGAAAAAATTATTGCTCCGATGCTATCTGATATCGTCAATGAAACAATTGTCGTAAAAAGCGAAGAGCATGCCTTTTATCCAAATGGTTATAGTCATGTCTCCTTCGGGTCGGCGAAACGCTTTGTCGTTGAGACAGGAGTAGCTAATGTTGCAAAAGGCGGCGCTTGGGTGTCCGGAGACAGTTATTCAACGATTGAGCTTGGTTCTGGAAAGTATGCAATCGCCATTAGTGATGGCATGGGTAATGGTGAACGGGCGCACTTAGAAAGTAATGAAACGTTGCAATTGTTGCAAAAGGTCCTTCAGTCAGGGATTGAGGAAACGGTCGCGATTAAGTCGATTAACTCTGTCTTGTCACTACGAACGACGGATGAAATCTTTTCAACGCTTGATTTGGCGATGGTTGATTTGCAAGATGCGAGAGCAAAGTTCTTGAAGATTGGATCGATCCCAAGCTTTATTAAACGAGGGCATGATGTTACGAAGATAGAGGCGAGTAACCTACCAATGGGAATCATTCAGGAATTTGATGTTGATGTCGTTAGTGAGCAGCTGAAAGCAGGTGATTTGCTCATTATGATGAGTGATGGTATTTTTGATGCGCCTAAACATGTGGAAAATAAAGAAATGTGGCTTAAGCGAATTATTTCTGAGATTGAAACAAATGACCCTCAAGAAGTCGCCGATTTAATTCTTGAGCATGTGATACGCTCTGGCAGTGGTGCGATTGAAGATGATATGACTGTCGTTGTTGCTCAAGTTAAAAGGAATACACCAAAATGGGCGGCGATTCCACTCTATCATCAGACTCGGTTTTTACGAAAAGAAGCACAGTAACCTACAACAACGGTACAGGTATAATCCCCTCCTAACTGGTCAATGATGGTGATAACTAGACGATTTGGAGGGGATTTTATGGGTAAAGGAACGTTAAAGCAGATTTTACTATTAACGGATGGTTGTTCAAACCAAGGTGAAGATCCTGTTGCCATTGCGACGTTTGCAAAAGAGCAAGGTGTAACTATCAATGTCATTGGTGTTGTTGACGATAGCCCCATTAGTGAACAAGGGATTGAGGAGATCGAATCGATTGCAATGGCAGGAGGTGGCGTCAGTCAGGTTGTTTATACGAAGCAATTAGCAAAAACAGTTCAAATGGTTACGAGAAAAGCAATGACACAAACATTGCACGGTGTTGTTAATAAAGAGTTATCACAAATTCTAGGCGACAAACAAGAGATTGAAGACCTATCACCTGAAAAGCGTGGCGAAGTGATGGAAGTTGTCGATGAATTAGGTGAAACGATTGATTTAGAAGTGCTTATTTTAGTGGATACAAGTGCGAGTATGAGAAGTAAGTTGCCGATGGTTCAAGAGGCGCTTACCGACTTATCGATTAGCTTAACGTCACGGATGGGGCAAAACCGTTTCTCCCTTTACTCATTTCCGGGGAAACGTAAAGAGGTTGATCGTTTGCTAGATTGGACTCCGAAATTAAATTCTTTAACAGGAGTGTTTCATAAGCTATCATCCGGTGGGGTTACGCCAACCGGTCCAGCACTCCAAGCAGTTATGAAAAAGTTTGCAAAAAATAACTCGAGAAGGAGTT
Proteins encoded in this window:
- the spoVT gene encoding stage V sporulation protein T, which produces MKATGIVRRIDDLGRVVIPKEIRRTLRIREGDPLEIFVDRDGEVILKKYSPISELGDFAKEYAEALYDSLNVTVLIADRDTYIAVSGGSKKEYANKSIGEIIETAMDERQSKVETTSGEYNIVGDSKEEMSGYVVAPIIANGDPIGAVVMLSKDESIGGDIEQKLAETAAGFLARQMEQ
- a CDS encoding putative polysaccharide biosynthesis protein, with protein sequence MVLEEQRAKHVWRGAIFLAVAALLTKVMSAAYRIPYQNIAGDLGFYAYQQIYPFYGMALTLSIYGFPVVISKLVSERHAYGDKLGANQIARTAFYSLSVFSFVIFISLYMGAGWLAQIMADPNLTTALKVISLSFLLIPVLSVLRGYHQGIENMIPTAVSQVSEQGVRVFVILVLSYLFVINGHGPYAAAIGAAIGSVVGGLVAIVVLVTFSRKKLLFNQRTKSAHVNEAMIIKQLFFQGFLICISVLVFIFFQFIDAMTMIRFLKASGIDAESAKTAKGVFDRGQPLLQLGTIVATAFSLALVPMITKARANGKHHLARKQGELALRLTVIVAASATAGLIVIIEPTNVMLYMNNDGSAVLSILAVTILFSSVVITTSAILQGLDYVKLPAIHIIIGVFVKLLLNVIMVPTYGTAGAAVATVVAFIVVAGLNIWAIVRIDGIEKPKSKRIFAILLSLVAMVVATLLWKSGLQWLFVTYLGQRWFETVIALTTVFIATVVLLLFLLRFEAFSKQELATIPKLKKLTRFFTKDERKDDR
- the mazG gene encoding nucleoside triphosphate pyrophosphohydrolase, translated to MKKKINVIGLGAGDLNQMPIGLYKQIKEASSLYLRTKHHPVITELEQEGLQYTSFDSIYEEHDQFTDVYREISEQLFSLADNEEVTYAVPGHPLVAEQTVQYLLHEGPNQGIEVNILGGQSFLDPMYHVLGIDPIEGCQVVDGTALEKDSLQIRQHMIICQVYDSFIASEVKLTLMELLPDDYEVTIATAVGSAKQELVTVPLYELDRATEVNNLTAVYVPPVRDEQLLYHDFGKLRSVIATLRGPDGCPWDRKQTHESLKKYLIEETYEVLEAIDEQDDDHLAEELGDVLLQVMLHAQIGEDEGLFSIDDVIQSITEKMIRRHPHVFSVASADTAEEVESNWEAIKKKEKQESGQGEEWDSILDDVSKSVPALIRAYQLQKTAAKVGFDWDDVAPIWMKIQEEIAEFFTEVKAENKEMMIKEFGDILFALVNLGRYYSIYPEEALQTTNQKFTIRFQMIEEKLKERKLTFADVTLAEMDEIWEEAKKETRG
- a CDS encoding RNA-binding S4 domain-containing protein, encoding MRLDKFLKVSRLIKRRTLAKEISDQGRITINGQTAKAGSNVKAGDELTIRFGQKLVTIQVEEIKETTRKADADSMYTVVKEEPIKSEPDFL
- the yabP gene encoding sporulation protein YabP, whose amino-acid sequence is MGQARKTKEHDITLRGRKSLDITGVRQVESFDNEEFLLETEMGFLSIRGQNLHMKNLNVEEGLVSIEGKIFDLVYLDENQGDKSKGFFGKLFK
- the yabQ gene encoding spore cortex biosynthesis protein YabQ, with amino-acid sequence MSLTVQLSTMIAMSAMGVWLGAAIDTYGRFAKQRRSFHWLVAVNDLLFWLIQGLLVFYVLLQVNQGEMRFYVLLALICGYAGYQALFRNYYQALLERLIRFAILTFRFIRSVIIVLFIRPIKWLLKLLYSLCMMVITATVAVLVFVGKVLLKPLQWLGNALLKLIPTTEIIAFLKKITYYQQVKGFIKRLFNRDDRGD
- a CDS encoding FtsB family cell division protein, giving the protein MGIEREEKIKELHSSYKDQQERQEKEKQRRRKGLVRRLTAMAVVAGFISIFAGITIYSQASVIDEKRQEKLQLEEQLQLMKENEQQLKIEIKNYNDLEYIAEVARKDYYLSKPGETIFKLPSETSSD
- a CDS encoding S1 domain-containing RNA-binding protein, producing the protein MSIEVGSKLQGKVTGITHFGAFVELPGGKTGLVHISEVADNYVKDINEFLKVGDEVEVKVVNVEDNGKIGLSIRKAKERPNGADGSTRPQRSSRPPRSGGSQGRGSRGGQRGNSRPSLSFEDKMNRFLKDSEERLSVLKRNTESKRGGRGARRG
- the spoIIE gene encoding stage II sporulation protein E, yielding MIRKVTRGVIEPMRTSVLIDRTQALFTAVGDSAKKAVNTVFLQWGLLLFIIGFLLGRAMILSEITPFVLPFIAVIYVLRKEKTGLAAIALFAGALTSVYESGWFVLTAIIVYFVVQKVVERFSDNATKVLPFTVLLSSLLARVILTFVMTGQVSNYALMMAGVEAGLSFILTMIFLQSVPLVTMSTVKQPLKSEEIVCLIILLASVMTGTIGWVIYDLTVEHMLARYLVLLFAFVGGAAIGSTVGVVTGLILSLASVASLYQMSLLAFAGLLGGLLKEGKKLGVSIGLLVGTLMIGLYGEGGGELTLTVMESLVAVAVFLLTPRSLISQLSRYIPGTTEYSQEQQQYLRKIRDITAGRVEQFSHLFQTLSNSFQSSQAVSDIDDAEREIDYFLSNVTEKTCQTCFKKERCWVTNFNTTYDYMTMIMNETEKNRKISDRSLIAEWSSYCVKDEKVIKAIQDEISHFQANKKLKQQVLESRKLVADQLLGVSRVMGDFAKEIQREKEVNHAQEEQILDALRGVGLEIGHLDIYRLEEGNIEIEMSVPNDDGHGQAEKIIAPMLSDIVNETIVVKSEEHAFYPNGYSHVSFGSAKRFVVETGVANVAKGGAWVSGDSYSTIELGSGKYAIAISDGMGNGERAHLESNETLQLLQKVLQSGIEETVAIKSINSVLSLRTTDEIFSTLDLAMVDLQDARAKFLKIGSIPSFIKRGHDVTKIEASNLPMGIIQEFDVDVVSEQLKAGDLLIMMSDGIFDAPKHVENKEMWLKRIISEIETNDPQEVADLILEHVIRSGSGAIEDDMTVVVAQVKRNTPKWAAIPLYHQTRFLRKEAQ
- a CDS encoding vWA domain-containing protein, which codes for MGKGTLKQILLLTDGCSNQGEDPVAIATFAKEQGVTINVIGVVDDSPISEQGIEEIESIAMAGGGVSQVVYTKQLAKTVQMVTRKAMTQTLHGVVNKELSQILGDKQEIEDLSPEKRGEVMEVVDELGETIDLEVLILVDTSASMRSKLPMVQEALTDLSISLTSRMGQNRFSLYSFPGKRKEVDRLLDWTPKLNSLTGVFHKLSSGGVTPTGPALQAVMKKFAKNNSRRSLISRGDEELFEESGM